In Aythya fuligula isolate bAytFul2 chromosome 25, bAytFul2.pri, whole genome shotgun sequence, a single genomic region encodes these proteins:
- the SMIM29 gene encoding small integral membrane protein 29 encodes MSSNTTAPSAPSTGDSLVGSVLGPFVFLTLLGAVVAAVMYVQKKRRSERLRHRLLPMYSYDPAEELHEAEQELLVEADDSRVVPGWGGRGQWKA; translated from the exons ATGAGCAGCAACACcacagctcccagtgctcccagtacgGGGGACTCACTGGTGGGCTCCGTGCTGGGCCCCTTCGTCTTCCTCACCCTCCTGGGCGCCGTGGTGGCCGCG GTGATGTACGTGCAGAAGAAGCGGAG GTCGGAGCGGCTGCGGCACCGCCTGCTGCCCATGTACAGCTACGACCCCGCCGAGGAGCTGCACGAGGccgagcaggagctgctggtggaggcCGACGACTCCCGG GTGGTGCCCGGCTGGGGGGGCCGCGGGCAGTGGAAGGCCTGA
- the HMGA1 gene encoding high mobility group protein HMG-I/HMG-Y isoform X3: MSEAGAKSSQALASKGEKDASEKRGRGRPRKKPQEPSEAPTPKRPRGRPKGSKNKATPKGRKAAVTPGRKPRGRPKKSQQDEEEVNISQESSEEEQ; encoded by the exons ATGAGCGAAGCCGGCGCCAAGTCCAGCCAGGCCCTGGCCTCCAAGGGGGAGAAGGACGCCTCGGAGAagaggggccgggggcggcccaGGAAGAAGCCGCAG GAGCCCAGCGAAGCCCCGACCCCCAAGAGACCCCGCGGCCGGCCGAAGGGCAGTAAAAACAAGGCCACCCCAAAAGGCAGG AAAGCTGCAGTCACACCAGGGAGAAAACCTCGAGGCCGACCCAAAAAATCG cagcaggacgaggaggaggtGAACATTTCCCAGGAGTCGTCCGAGGAGGAGCAGTGA
- the HMGA1 gene encoding high mobility group protein HMG-I/HMG-Y isoform X2 translates to MSEAGAKSSQALASKGEKDASEKRGRGRPRKKPQQEPSEAPTPKRPRGRPKGSKNKATPKGRKAAVTPGRKPRGRPKKSQQDEEEVNISQESSEEEQ, encoded by the exons ATGAGCGAAGCCGGCGCCAAGTCCAGCCAGGCCCTGGCCTCCAAGGGGGAGAAGGACGCCTCGGAGAagaggggccgggggcggcccaGGAAGAAGCCGCAG CAGGAGCCCAGCGAAGCCCCGACCCCCAAGAGACCCCGCGGCCGGCCGAAGGGCAGTAAAAACAAGGCCACCCCAAAAGGCAGG AAAGCTGCAGTCACACCAGGGAGAAAACCTCGAGGCCGACCCAAAAAATCG cagcaggacgaggaggaggtGAACATTTCCCAGGAGTCGTCCGAGGAGGAGCAGTGA
- the HMGA1 gene encoding high mobility group protein HMG-I/HMG-Y isoform X1 translates to MSEAGAKSSQALASKGEKDASEKRGRGRPRKKPQRPPPLLSIQQEPSEAPTPKRPRGRPKGSKNKATPKGRKAAVTPGRKPRGRPKKSQQDEEEVNISQESSEEEQ, encoded by the exons ATGAGCGAAGCCGGCGCCAAGTCCAGCCAGGCCCTGGCCTCCAAGGGGGAGAAGGACGCCTCGGAGAagaggggccgggggcggcccaGGAAGAAGCCGCAG CGTCCCCCCCCTCTGCTCTCCATCCAGCAGGAGCCCAGCGAAGCCCCGACCCCCAAGAGACCCCGCGGCCGGCCGAAGGGCAGTAAAAACAAGGCCACCCCAAAAGGCAGG AAAGCTGCAGTCACACCAGGGAGAAAACCTCGAGGCCGACCCAAAAAATCG cagcaggacgaggaggaggtGAACATTTCCCAGGAGTCGTCCGAGGAGGAGCAGTGA